Proteins encoded within one genomic window of Dasypus novemcinctus isolate mDasNov1 chromosome 17, mDasNov1.1.hap2, whole genome shotgun sequence:
- the C17H2orf74 gene encoding uncharacterized protein C2orf74 homolog — protein MSTETTAFIFFILLLFCFSCIFLLLVAFIYKCFNTKTESEGEKISYTDANKGEEDPPANGQTDNSKDQEKAIVVEIMDVNTPVRPGILVQRRSKEALTISFENTGGLEAEAEAEEEDKAEVTHDAEDAGQEGDDLPKIVKDAPLAGENQKRPLKGVTFSREVIVVDLGKEYPTPQSYTREHKERK, from the exons ATGAGCACTGAAACCACAGCATTCATTTTCTTCATCCTTCTTCTATTTTGCTTCAGTTGCATCTTCCTTTTATTGGTGGCTTTtatatataaatg tttcaatACCAAGACAGAGAGTGAGGGCGAAAAAATTTCTTATACAGATGCTAACAAAGGTGAAGAGGATCCTCCAGCTAATGGGCAGACAGACAATTCAAAAGACCAAGAAAA GGCTATCGTAGTGGAAATAATGGACGTGAATACGCCAGTGAGACCTGGCATTCTTGTCCAGAGACGGAGTAAGGAAGCACTGACCATTTCCTTCGAAAACACGGGGGGCttggaggcagaggcagaggcagaagaGGAAGACAAAGCAGAAGTGACGCATGATGCCGAGGATGCTGGTCAAGAG GGTGATGACCTGCCAAAAATAGTAAAAGATGCTCCTTTAGCTGGTGAAAACCAAAAACGACCCCTAAAAGGAGTGACATTTTCTAGAGAGGTAATTGTTGTGGATCTTGGAAAGGAATACCCTACACCTCAAAGCTATACTCGAGaacataaagagagaaaatga